From Macadamia integrifolia cultivar HAES 741 unplaced genomic scaffold, SCU_Mint_v3 scaffold359, whole genome shotgun sequence, one genomic window encodes:
- the LOC122068220 gene encoding cell wall integrity and stress response component 1-like, with protein sequence MISMGKEGTKPSLSDSFSKTVGSFAAHTVQGDQWLVMEVEEDVSYSGSATSSSQEDSTTSSITSSSSSDFTEDASSSTSSSSSPPQSSNGPLFELSELMAQLPIKRGLSKHYQGKSQSFTSLSSVRCLDDFAKREAPCKKKMKTCKSYGGGLDTRKSCTPKAVISKKPSRGSASLIGKRRSFMGSSCRPPLPVQKNQCI encoded by the exons ATGATCTCAATGGGTAAAGAAGGCACAAAGCCAAGTCTTAgtgattccttctcaaaaacAGTTGGATCTTTTGCTGCCCACACTGTGCAAGGTGATCAGTGGTTGGTCATGGAGGTTGAAGAAGATGTTTCCTATTCTGGGTCTGCAACATCCTCCTCTCAAGAAGATTCAACAACTTCATCAATAACATCTTCGTCTTCGTCGGACTTTACAGAGGATGCCTCTTCTTCGACATCGTCTTCATCATCGCCCCCACAGTCTTCTAATGGACCCTTGTTTGAATTATCAGAGCTAATGGCTCAGCTCCCCATCAA AAGAGGGCTATCTAAGCATTATCAGGGGAAGTCTCAGTCTTTTACATCTCTGTCTAGTGTGAGGTgcttagatgattttgcaaaaaGAGAGGCTCCTtgcaaaaagaaaatgaagacatGTAAGAGCTATGGAGGTGGGTTAGATACCCGGAAATCATGTACTCCTAAGGCTGTCATATCAAAGAAACCATCAAGGGGTTCTGCTTCTTTAATTGGTAAGAGACGTAGCTTCATGGGTTCAAGTTGTAGACCTCCACTTCCTGTACAAAAGAATCAATGTATTTAA